The Apium graveolens cultivar Ventura chromosome 11, ASM990537v1, whole genome shotgun sequence genome has a window encoding:
- the LOC141697807 gene encoding pectinesterase-like, whose product MAKMQLTTSITFLILILFCSTLSANASRETVCKDTPYPLFCTSILPSNQSASIQDHGRFSVQRSISTTTNLLSLVNSYLQRQSGYPQYTIRALEDCQLLINLNLELLSDILQTIRSTNSLSRPKADDIQTFLSATLTNQETCSNGLDSVSSPSTLKSNLEASLTNGTKQHSVSLAIVKHGWGPKTRNGRRLFSVPEYNRKRKLYTIGANVKVNKTVTVNPDGSGNFKTIKAAVAAAPNKTDGSKGYFVIYVVAGVYNEYVILDNNKRYIMMIGDGIGNTIITGNHNVDDGWTTFNSATFIVTGKGFVGVDITFRNTAGAAKHQAVALRSGSDLSTFYKCSFEGYQDTLYTHSLRQFYRECDVYGTVDYIFGNAAVVLQNCNLYPRLPMQGQFNAITAQGRTDINQNTGTSIQNCTIKAAESLGSTKTYLGRPWKQYSRVVYMQSFMDSLIDPAGWREWSGNFALSTLYYAEYSNTGPGSSTSNRVTWPGYHVINAADAANFTVANFVAGNTWLPATGVPFNGGL is encoded by the exons ATGGCTAAAATGCAACTTACTACTTCTATTACTTTTCTTATTCTAATTCTCTTTTGCTCTACTCTTTCAGCAAATGCCTCCAGAGAGACAGTTTGTAAAGACACACCTTATCCCCTATTTTGCACATCAATTCTTCCATCGAACCAGTCTGCCTCCATACAAGACCATGGCCGGTTTTCGGTTCAACGATCAATTTCAACAACCACAAATTTACTTTCATTAGTCAATTCTTATCTTCAACGCCAGTCCGGATACCCACAGTACACAATTCGTGCTCTTGAAGATTGCCAACTTCTGATCAACTTAAACCTAGAATTATTGTCTGATATTCTTCAAACCATCCGTTCCACCAATAGTCTTTCAAGGCCGAAAGCAGATGATATACAAACATTCCTTAGTGCAACATTAACTAACCAAGAAACTTGTTCAAATGGCCTCGATAGTGTAAGCTCACCTTCAACCCTGAAAAGCAATCTTGAAGCTTCACTTACTAACGGAACCAAACAACACAGCGTGTCACTCGCTATTGTGAAGCATGGCTGGGGTCCGAAGACAAGAAACGGCAGACGATTGTTTTCGGTTCCTGAATATAATCGAAAGAGAAAGCTATACACGATTGGAGCTAATGTCAAGGTGAACAAGACAGTTACTGTAAACCCCGATGGAAGTGGGAATTTCAAGACCATCAAGGCTGCTGTTGCTGCAGCTCCCAACAAGACTGATGGTAGCAAGGGTTACTTTGTCATTTATGTGGTAGCAGGTGTTTATAATGAATATGTTATTCTAGACAATAACAagagatatattatgatgatcGGAGATGGAATTGGCAACACTATAATCACTGGTAATCATAACGTGGATGATGGGTGGACAACATTTAACAGCGCCACATTTA TTGTAACGGGAAAAGGATTTGTGGGAGTAGACATTACCTTCCGTAACACAGCAGGAGCAGCAAAGCATCAAGCAGTTGCTCTTCGAAGTGGCTCTGACTTATCGACATTTTACAAATGTAGCTTTGAAGGTTATCAAGACACGTTATACACTCATTCATTAAGGCAATTTTACAGAGAATGTGATGTATATGGAACCGTAGATTACATATTCGGAAACGCAGCAGTTGTTCTTCAAAACTGCAACTTATATCCAAGGCTTCCGATGCAGGGTCAATTCAATGCCATAACTGCACAAGGTAGAACAGATATAAACCAGAATACAGGGACTTCAATACAAAACTGCACCATTAAGGCAGCTGAAAGTTTAGGGTCAACTAAAACATATCTGGGACGGCCTTGGAAACAATACTCGAGGGTTGTATATATGCAGTCATTTATGGATAGTCTGATTGATCCTGCAGGTTGGCGCGAATGGTCCGGAAATTTTGCCCTCAGTACATTGTATTATGCTGAATACAGCAACACAGGACCAGGATCAAGTACTTCTAACAGAGTTACATGGCCCGGTTACCATGTAATTAACGCGGCAGATGCTGCCAACTTTACTGTTGCTAACTTCGTGGCTGGTAATACCTGGTTGCCTGCCACTGGTGTACCATTCAACGGCGGATTGTAG